Proteins found in one Macaca nemestrina isolate mMacNem1 chromosome 4, mMacNem.hap1, whole genome shotgun sequence genomic segment:
- the LOC105475294 gene encoding dnaJ homolog subfamily B member 9: MATPQSLFIFAICILMITELILASKSYYDILGVPKSASERQIKKAFHKLAMKYHPDKNKSPDAEAKFREIAEAYETLSDANRRKEYDTLGHTAFTNGKGQRGSGSSFEQSFNFNFDDLFKDFGFFGQNQNTRSKKHFENHFQTRQDGSSRQRHHFQEFSFGAGLFDDMFEDMEKMFSFSGFDPTNRHTVQTENRFHGSSKHCRTVTQRRGNMVTTYTDCSGQ, translated from the exons ATGGCTACTCCCCAGTCACTTTTCATCTTtgcaatctgcattttaatgaTAACAGAATTAATTCTGGCCTCAAAAAGCTACTATGATATCTTAGGTGTGCCAAAATCGGCATCAGAGCGCCAAATCAAGAAGGCCTTTCACAAGTTGGCCATGAAGTACCACCCTGACAAAAATAAGAGCCCGGATGCTGAAGCAAAATTCAGAGAGATTGCAGAAG CATATGAAACACTCTCAGATGCTAATAGACGAAAAGAGTATGATACACTTGGACACACTGCTTTTACTAATGGTAAAGGACAAAGAGGTAGTGGAAGTTCTTTTGAGCAGTCATTTAACTTCAATTTTGATGACTTGTTTAAAGACTTTGGCTTTTTTGGTCAAAACCAAAACACTCGATCCAAGAagcattttgaaaatcatttccAGACACGCCAGGATGGTTCCAGTAGACAAAGGCATCATTTCCAAGAGTTTTCTTTTGGAGCTGGGTTATTTGATGACATGTTtgaagatatggagaaaatgttttcttttagtggttTTGACCCTACCAATCGGCATACAGTACAGACTGAAAATAGATTTCATGGATCTAGCAAGCACTGCAGGACTGTCACTCAACGAAGAGGAAATATGGTTACCACATACACTGACTGTTCAGGACAGtag
- the LOC105475293 gene encoding THAP domain-containing protein 5 isoform X3, producing MLTVNLVKQHTGKPESTLETSVYQDTGIGDFHTCFEDLNSTTITLTTSNSESIHQSLETQDVLEVTTNHLANPNFTSNSMEIKSAQENPFLFSTINQTVEELNTSKESVIAIFVPAENSKPSVNSFISTQKETMEMEDIDIEDSLYKDVDYGTEVLQTEHSYCRQDINKEHLWQKVSKLHSKITLLELKEQQTLGRLKSLEALVRQLKQENWLSEENVKIIENHFTTYEVTMI from the coding sequence ATGTTAACTGTTAATCTAGTTAAACAACATACTGGGAAACCAGAATCTACCTTGGAAACATCAGTTTACCAAGATACAGGTATAGGTGATTTTCACACATGTTTTGAGGATCTGAATTCTACAACCATTACTTTGACAACTTCAAATTCAGAAAGTATTCATCAATCTTTGGAAACCCAAGACGTTCTTGAAGTAACTACCAATCATCTTGCTAATCCAAACTTCACAAGTAATTCCATGGAAATAAAGTCAGCACAGGAAAATCCGTTCTTATTCAGCACGATTAATCAAACAGTTGAAGAATTAAATACAAGTAAAGAATCTGTTATTGCCATTTTTGTACCTGCAGAAAATTCTAAACCTTCAGTTAATTCTTTTATATCAACCCAAAAAGAAACTATGGAAATGGAAGACATAGACATCGAAGACTCCTTGTATAAGGATGTAGACTATGGGACAGAAGTTTTACAAACCGAACATTCTTACTGCAGACAAGATATAAATAAGGAACATCTTTGGCAGAAAGTCTCTAAGCTACATTCAAAGATAACTCTTCTAGAGTTAAAAGAGCAACAAACTCTAGGTAGACTGAAGTCTTTggaagctcttgtaaggcagttaAAGCAGGAAAACTGGCTATCTGAAGAAAATGTCAAGATTATAGAAAACCATTTTACAACATATGAAGTCACTATGATATAG
- the LOC105475293 gene encoding THAP domain-containing protein 5 isoform X1 produces MMPRYCAAICCKNRRGRNNKDRKLSFYPFPLHDKERLEKWLKNMKRDSWVPSKYQFLCSDHFTPDSLDIRWGIRYLKQTAVPTIFSLPEDNQGKDPSKKKSQKKNLEDEKEVCPKAKSEESFVLNETKKNIVNTNVPPQHPELLHSSSLVKPPAPKTGSIQNNMLTVNLVKQHTGKPESTLETSVYQDTGIGDFHTCFEDLNSTTITLTTSNSESIHQSLETQDVLEVTTNHLANPNFTSNSMEIKSAQENPFLFSTINQTVEELNTSKESVIAIFVPAENSKPSVNSFISTQKETMEMEDIDIEDSLYKDVDYGTEVLQTEHSYCRQDINKEHLWQKVSKLHSKITLLELKEQQTLGRLKSLEALVRQLKQENWLSEENVKIIENHFTTYEVTMI; encoded by the exons ATGATGCCCCGCTATTGCGCAGCGATTTGTTGTAAGAACCGCCGGGGACGAAACAATAAAGACCGGAAGCTGAGTTTTTATCC attTCCTCTACATGACAAAGAAAGACTGGAAAAGTGGTTAAAGAATATGAAGCGAGATTCATGGGTTCCCAGTAAATACCAGTTTCTATGTAGTGACCATTTTACTCCTGACTCTCTTGACATCAGATGGGGTATTCGATATTTAAAACAAACTGCAGTTCCAACAATATTTTCTTTGCCTGAAGACAATCAG ggAAAAGACCCttctaaaaaaaaatcccagaagaaaaacTTGGAAGATGAGAAAGAAGTATGCCCAAAAGCCAAGTCAGAAGAATCATTTGTATTaaatgagacaaagaaaaatatagttaACACAAATGTGCCCCCTCAACATCCAGAATTACTTCATTCATCTTCCTTGGTAAAGCCACCAGCTCCCAAAACAGGAAGTATACAAAATAACATGTTAACTGTTAATCTAGTTAAACAACATACTGGGAAACCAGAATCTACCTTGGAAACATCAGTTTACCAAGATACAGGTATAGGTGATTTTCACACATGTTTTGAGGATCTGAATTCTACAACCATTACTTTGACAACTTCAAATTCAGAAAGTATTCATCAATCTTTGGAAACCCAAGACGTTCTTGAAGTAACTACCAATCATCTTGCTAATCCAAACTTCACAAGTAATTCCATGGAAATAAAGTCAGCACAGGAAAATCCGTTCTTATTCAGCACGATTAATCAAACAGTTGAAGAATTAAATACAAGTAAAGAATCTGTTATTGCCATTTTTGTACCTGCAGAAAATTCTAAACCTTCAGTTAATTCTTTTATATCAACCCAAAAAGAAACTATGGAAATGGAAGACATAGACATCGAAGACTCCTTGTATAAGGATGTAGACTATGGGACAGAAGTTTTACAAACCGAACATTCTTACTGCAGACAAGATATAAATAAGGAACATCTTTGGCAGAAAGTCTCTAAGCTACATTCAAAGATAACTCTTCTAGAGTTAAAAGAGCAACAAACTCTAGGTAGACTGAAGTCTTTggaagctcttgtaaggcagttaAAGCAGGAAAACTGGCTATCTGAAGAAAATGTCAAGATTATAGAAAACCATTTTACAACATATGAAGTCACTATGATATAG
- the LOC105475293 gene encoding THAP domain-containing protein 5 isoform X2 — translation MKRDSWVPSKYQFLCSDHFTPDSLDIRWGIRYLKQTAVPTIFSLPEDNQGKDPSKKKSQKKNLEDEKEVCPKAKSEESFVLNETKKNIVNTNVPPQHPELLHSSSLVKPPAPKTGSIQNNMLTVNLVKQHTGKPESTLETSVYQDTGIGDFHTCFEDLNSTTITLTTSNSESIHQSLETQDVLEVTTNHLANPNFTSNSMEIKSAQENPFLFSTINQTVEELNTSKESVIAIFVPAENSKPSVNSFISTQKETMEMEDIDIEDSLYKDVDYGTEVLQTEHSYCRQDINKEHLWQKVSKLHSKITLLELKEQQTLGRLKSLEALVRQLKQENWLSEENVKIIENHFTTYEVTMI, via the exons ATGAAGCGAGATTCATGGGTTCCCAGTAAATACCAGTTTCTATGTAGTGACCATTTTACTCCTGACTCTCTTGACATCAGATGGGGTATTCGATATTTAAAACAAACTGCAGTTCCAACAATATTTTCTTTGCCTGAAGACAATCAG ggAAAAGACCCttctaaaaaaaaatcccagaagaaaaacTTGGAAGATGAGAAAGAAGTATGCCCAAAAGCCAAGTCAGAAGAATCATTTGTATTaaatgagacaaagaaaaatatagttaACACAAATGTGCCCCCTCAACATCCAGAATTACTTCATTCATCTTCCTTGGTAAAGCCACCAGCTCCCAAAACAGGAAGTATACAAAATAACATGTTAACTGTTAATCTAGTTAAACAACATACTGGGAAACCAGAATCTACCTTGGAAACATCAGTTTACCAAGATACAGGTATAGGTGATTTTCACACATGTTTTGAGGATCTGAATTCTACAACCATTACTTTGACAACTTCAAATTCAGAAAGTATTCATCAATCTTTGGAAACCCAAGACGTTCTTGAAGTAACTACCAATCATCTTGCTAATCCAAACTTCACAAGTAATTCCATGGAAATAAAGTCAGCACAGGAAAATCCGTTCTTATTCAGCACGATTAATCAAACAGTTGAAGAATTAAATACAAGTAAAGAATCTGTTATTGCCATTTTTGTACCTGCAGAAAATTCTAAACCTTCAGTTAATTCTTTTATATCAACCCAAAAAGAAACTATGGAAATGGAAGACATAGACATCGAAGACTCCTTGTATAAGGATGTAGACTATGGGACAGAAGTTTTACAAACCGAACATTCTTACTGCAGACAAGATATAAATAAGGAACATCTTTGGCAGAAAGTCTCTAAGCTACATTCAAAGATAACTCTTCTAGAGTTAAAAGAGCAACAAACTCTAGGTAGACTGAAGTCTTTggaagctcttgtaaggcagttaAAGCAGGAAAACTGGCTATCTGAAGAAAATGTCAAGATTATAGAAAACCATTTTACAACATATGAAGTCACTATGATATAG